Proteins encoded together in one Prevotella scopos JCM 17725 window:
- a CDS encoding DUF4252 domain-containing protein has protein sequence MKRIILTLCMTMIACITAFAQKALFDKYSETDGVSTVYISRNMMRMMGNVKAGNKDISKVAGRLDYLQILSCERPSLIPSIKKSAQSIFNQQKYSIVMQVNEGGEHTTIYERHYPNGKKEFALLSIERNEITIINLLGNISLQDIQGIAGGK, from the coding sequence ATGAAGAGAATTATTTTAACGCTTTGTATGACTATGATAGCCTGTATAACGGCATTCGCTCAAAAGGCATTGTTCGATAAATACAGCGAAACAGATGGTGTCTCCACTGTCTACATATCGCGTAATATGATGCGAATGATGGGCAATGTGAAAGCAGGTAACAAGGATATCAGCAAGGTTGCAGGCCGTCTCGACTATCTGCAGATACTCTCCTGCGAACGTCCTTCACTAATTCCTTCTATCAAGAAGTCTGCCCAAAGTATCTTCAATCAACAAAAGTATTCGATTGTAATGCAAGTCAATGAGGGGGGCGAACATACTACTATCTACGAGCGGCATTACCCGAATGGAAAGAAAGAGTTTGCCCTACTCTCCATAGAACGCAACGAGATAACAATTATCAACCTACTTGGTAATATCTCTCTACAGGATATTCAAGGAATAGCTGGTGGAAAATAA